From Aquabacter sp. L1I39, the proteins below share one genomic window:
- a CDS encoding SDR family NAD(P)-dependent oxidoreductase, protein MSKTGSVIVTGGASGIGLAVVEDLLKEGWRVVAADLAPGAIARAREAFTAYGDQVRFAEVDISEETAVADLVATTDDTFGPLWGVVNSAGIAKDVPALETSVEMFRKILDVNLVGTFLVAREAAKVMKAHGGGSIVNIASVSGMRGNMGRAAYGSSKGGVLTLTKILAVEFAAYGIRVNGVAPGPIETPLVKEVHTKEAREAWMRTVPLRRYAQPREVSGAIAFLLDETKSSFVTGETICVDGGFASGGLLPS, encoded by the coding sequence GTGTCCAAGACTGGCAGCGTGATCGTCACGGGCGGTGCCTCGGGTATCGGACTTGCGGTGGTAGAAGACCTCCTGAAGGAAGGCTGGCGCGTGGTGGCCGCGGATCTCGCCCCCGGCGCCATCGCCCGCGCCCGCGAGGCCTTCACGGCCTATGGCGACCAGGTGCGTTTCGCGGAGGTGGACATTTCGGAGGAGACCGCCGTCGCCGATCTCGTCGCCACCACGGACGACACATTCGGCCCGCTCTGGGGCGTGGTGAATTCGGCCGGCATTGCCAAGGACGTGCCGGCACTGGAAACCTCGGTCGAGATGTTCCGCAAGATCCTTGACGTGAACCTGGTTGGCACCTTCCTCGTCGCCCGCGAGGCCGCCAAGGTCATGAAGGCCCATGGCGGCGGCTCCATCGTCAACATCGCCTCCGTGTCCGGCATGCGGGGCAATATGGGGCGTGCCGCCTATGGGTCATCCAAGGGCGGCGTGCTGACGCTCACCAAGATCCTGGCGGTTGAATTCGCCGCCTATGGGATCCGCGTCAACGGCGTCGCTCCCGGCCCCATCGAGACGCCCCTGGTGAAGGAGGTGCACACCAAGGAGGCCCGCGAGGCCTGGATGCGCACCGTACCGCTGCGCCGCTACGCGCAACCGCGGGAAGTGTCCGGCGCCATCGCCTTCCTGCTGGACGAGACCAAGTCGTCCTTCGTGACGGGCGAGACCATCTGCGTGGATGGGGGCTTTGCCTCCGGCGGCCTTCTGCCCAGCTGA
- a CDS encoding acyl-CoA synthetase produces MNLAHVLRQAARRFPQEIGFVHGSSETTWAQMDARVDAMAAALVKRGIGKGDRILVQSKNCLEMFESMFAAFRIGAVWVPTNFRQTPDEVAYLAQASGAIAMICHGDFPEHVKVARAQSPAIASVIGIGSTDFGDEYNALVAAHMGEKVSVADVEHDDPCWFFFTSGTTGRPKAAVLTHGQMGFVITNHLCDLMPGTTHEDASLVVAPLSHGAGVHQLCQVARAVKTILLPSEKFDVAEAWRLVERWRVTNLFTVPTITKLLAEHPSVDSYDHSSLRYVIYAGAPMYREDQKRALAKLGKVLVQYFGLGEVTGNITVLPPALHEPEDGPHVKLGTCGFERTGMMVQIQDDTGREVAPFETGEICAAGVAVFAGYYNNPDANAKAFRNGWFRTGDLGHMDEQGFVYITGRASDMYISGGSNVYPREVEEKALQHPDLVEVAILGVPDPMWGEVGVAVCVARPGAPVSERDILAFLDGKVSRYKLPKRVFFWEALPKSAYGKITKKMVREELEARGALPLEGAKEPAA; encoded by the coding sequence ATGAACCTCGCCCACGTCCTGCGGCAGGCGGCCCGCCGCTTCCCGCAGGAAATCGGCTTCGTCCACGGTTCATCCGAGACCACCTGGGCACAGATGGACGCCCGCGTGGATGCCATGGCGGCAGCGCTCGTGAAGCGGGGCATCGGCAAAGGCGATCGAATCCTGGTGCAGTCCAAGAACTGCCTGGAGATGTTCGAATCCATGTTCGCCGCCTTCCGCATCGGCGCGGTGTGGGTGCCCACCAATTTCCGCCAGACCCCGGACGAAGTGGCCTATCTGGCGCAGGCGTCCGGCGCCATCGCCATGATCTGCCATGGCGATTTCCCGGAGCATGTGAAGGTCGCCCGCGCCCAGTCCCCGGCCATCGCCTCCGTGATCGGCATCGGCTCCACCGATTTTGGCGACGAGTACAACGCCCTCGTCGCCGCCCATATGGGCGAGAAGGTGTCGGTGGCGGATGTGGAGCATGACGATCCCTGCTGGTTCTTCTTCACCTCCGGCACCACCGGACGTCCGAAGGCGGCGGTGCTGACCCATGGCCAGATGGGCTTCGTCATCACCAACCATCTGTGCGACCTGATGCCGGGCACCACCCATGAGGATGCTTCCCTGGTGGTGGCGCCCCTCTCCCACGGAGCCGGCGTGCACCAGCTCTGCCAGGTGGCACGGGCGGTGAAGACCATCCTCCTGCCATCGGAGAAATTCGACGTAGCGGAAGCCTGGCGGCTGGTGGAGCGCTGGCGGGTGACGAACCTTTTCACCGTGCCCACCATCACCAAGCTCTTGGCCGAGCACCCCTCCGTCGACAGCTACGATCATTCCTCGCTGCGCTACGTCATCTATGCCGGCGCGCCCATGTATCGCGAGGACCAGAAGCGGGCGCTGGCCAAGCTCGGCAAGGTGCTGGTCCAGTATTTCGGCCTGGGCGAGGTCACCGGCAACATCACCGTCCTGCCCCCAGCCTTGCACGAGCCGGAAGACGGCCCGCATGTGAAGCTCGGCACCTGCGGCTTCGAGCGCACCGGCATGATGGTCCAGATCCAGGACGACACCGGGCGGGAAGTGGCCCCGTTCGAGACCGGCGAAATCTGCGCGGCGGGCGTGGCGGTGTTCGCGGGCTATTACAACAACCCGGACGCCAATGCGAAGGCCTTTCGCAATGGCTGGTTCCGCACCGGCGACCTCGGCCACATGGACGAGCAGGGCTTCGTCTACATCACCGGCCGCGCCTCCGACATGTACATATCGGGCGGCTCGAACGTCTATCCGCGGGAGGTGGAGGAGAAGGCGCTCCAGCATCCGGACCTCGTCGAGGTGGCCATTCTCGGCGTGCCCGACCCCATGTGGGGCGAAGTGGGTGTCGCTGTCTGCGTCGCCCGCCCGGGCGCTCCGGTGAGCGAGAGGGACATCCTCGCGTTCCTGGACGGCAAGGTGTCCCGCTACAAGCTGCCCAAGCGCGTCTTCTTCTGGGAGGCGCTGCCCAAATCCGCCTACGGCAAGATCACCAAGAAGATGGTGCGCGAAGAGCTGGAAGCCCGCGGCGCGCTGCCGCTTGAAGGCGCGAAGGAGCCGGCGGCCTGA
- a CDS encoding acetyl-CoA acetyltransferase, translating to MTRAAIVGYAHSPFGKLEDADTEALMARVSMAALEHAGVEPQDVDGIYVGVFNGGFQKQDFQGALVALADERLAHTPATRLENACATGSAAIFSALDFVESGRGRIALVVGAEKMTAKPNAEVGDILLNASYRKEEADIEGGFAGVFGRIAQTYFQRYGDRSEELAQIAAKNHCNGVSNPFAQIRKDLGFDFCNTVSDKNPLVAGPLRRTDCSLVSDGAAALVIADAETAADMKRAIGFRARAHRNDILPLSRRDPIAFAGARQAWAQALEQSGLSLDDLSLVETHDCFTIAEMLEYEAMGLAKPGEGYKVVREGITQKDGRLPVNVSGGLKAKGHPIGATGVSMHVLSAMQLMGEAGDMQVKDASIAGVFNMGGAAVANYVSILERQK from the coding sequence ATGACGCGCGCAGCAATCGTGGGCTATGCCCATTCCCCGTTCGGAAAGCTTGAGGATGCCGACACCGAGGCGCTGATGGCGCGCGTGTCCATGGCGGCGCTGGAGCATGCCGGCGTCGAGCCGCAGGATGTGGACGGCATTTATGTGGGCGTCTTCAACGGCGGCTTCCAGAAGCAGGACTTCCAGGGCGCCCTGGTGGCACTCGCCGACGAGCGCCTCGCCCACACCCCCGCAACGCGGCTGGAAAATGCCTGCGCCACCGGCTCGGCCGCCATCTTCTCCGCTTTGGACTTCGTCGAATCCGGCCGGGGCCGCATCGCCTTGGTGGTGGGCGCCGAGAAGATGACCGCCAAGCCCAATGCGGAGGTGGGCGACATCCTGCTCAACGCCTCCTATCGCAAGGAAGAGGCGGACATCGAGGGTGGCTTTGCCGGCGTGTTCGGCCGCATCGCCCAGACCTATTTCCAGCGCTATGGCGACCGCTCGGAAGAGCTGGCGCAGATCGCCGCCAAGAACCACTGCAACGGCGTCTCAAACCCCTTCGCCCAGATCCGCAAGGACCTCGGCTTCGACTTCTGCAACACCGTCTCGGACAAGAATCCGCTGGTGGCCGGCCCGCTGCGCCGCACCGACTGCTCGCTGGTCTCCGATGGCGCCGCCGCCCTGGTGATCGCCGATGCTGAGACCGCCGCCGACATGAAGCGCGCCATCGGCTTCCGCGCCCGCGCCCATCGCAACGACATCCTCCCCCTCTCCCGCCGCGACCCCATCGCCTTTGCCGGCGCCCGCCAGGCGTGGGCGCAGGCGCTGGAGCAGTCGGGGCTCAGCCTTGATGACCTCTCTCTGGTGGAGACCCACGACTGCTTCACCATCGCCGAGATGCTGGAATATGAGGCCATGGGCCTCGCCAAGCCCGGCGAGGGCTACAAGGTGGTGCGCGAGGGCATCACGCAGAAGGATGGCCGGCTGCCGGTCAATGTCTCGGGCGGCCTCAAGGCCAAGGGCCATCCCATCGGCGCCACCGGCGTCTCCATGCATGTGCTGAGCGCCATGCAGCTCATGGGCGAGGCCGGCGACATGCAGGTGAAGGACGCCTCGATCGCCGGCGTCTTCAACATGGGCGGCGCGGCTGTCGCCAATTACGTCTCCATCCTGGAGCGCCAGAAGTGA
- a CDS encoding IclR family transcriptional regulator, with protein MGDDPSSGGTQSIERAIALLLMVGRAGTAGARLSDLVVQSRLPKPTARRVLLALVRSGLLDQDEVSRRYHIGPEAFILGTLASARFGIHALSLDGLARLARETGDTVFLSVPRDTYSVCLHREEGPFPLRTHVLQAGDRHPLGVGAGSLALLSSLPDAEVERIIVTNGEVLAQHYPAYSPERLRALVADTRLRGYAFNPGLVMAGSWGVGVAVVGADGRAVGALSIAAVESRLPESRHSELIPLLKRESALLTQSLSHPTAAPQGSPSRSTPLPRTGRQAPRPLQKVRP; from the coding sequence GTGGGTGACGATCCGTCCAGTGGCGGCACGCAAAGCATCGAGCGCGCCATCGCGCTCCTGCTGATGGTTGGCCGTGCGGGCACCGCCGGCGCGCGGCTGTCCGATCTGGTGGTTCAATCCCGCCTCCCCAAGCCGACGGCACGGCGTGTTCTTTTGGCCCTCGTTCGTTCAGGTCTTCTGGACCAGGACGAGGTATCACGCCGGTATCATATCGGCCCTGAGGCCTTTATCCTAGGGACCCTGGCCTCCGCGCGCTTCGGCATTCACGCCTTGTCGCTCGATGGGCTGGCGCGCCTTGCCCGCGAGACCGGCGACACCGTCTTCCTCTCCGTTCCCCGCGACACCTATTCGGTGTGCCTCCATCGGGAGGAGGGACCATTTCCGCTGCGCACCCATGTGCTCCAGGCGGGTGACCGGCATCCGCTGGGCGTCGGGGCGGGCAGCCTTGCCCTCCTCTCGAGCCTCCCGGACGCGGAGGTGGAACGCATCATCGTAACGAATGGCGAGGTGCTGGCGCAGCACTATCCGGCCTATTCGCCCGAGCGCCTGCGTGCGCTGGTGGCCGATACACGGCTTCGCGGCTACGCCTTCAATCCCGGCCTGGTCATGGCCGGCTCCTGGGGCGTCGGCGTGGCCGTGGTTGGCGCGGACGGGCGCGCGGTGGGCGCGCTCTCCATCGCCGCGGTGGAAAGCCGCCTGCCCGAGAGCCGCCATTCCGAGCTCATTCCCCTGTTGAAGCGCGAATCGGCGCTGCTGACGCAGTCCCTTTCCCATCCGACGGCAGCGCCCCAGGGCAGCCCGTCCCGCTCTACCCCCCTCCCCCGCACCGGGCGCCAGGCGCCCCGCCCCCTTCAGAAGGTGAGACCATGA
- a CDS encoding TRAP transporter substrate-binding protein produces the protein MSLSRRALLKAGAAGALVGGVCAPFVARAQSAEFSYKYANNLPVTHPMNVRANEMAEAIKQQTNGRVEIKIFPSSQLGGDTDMLSQLRSGGVEFFTLSPLILSTLVPNASVSGIGFAFPDYDTVWKAMDGELGTYVRGQIAKSGIVAMDKIWDNGFRQITTSTKPIATAEDLKGLKIRVPVSPLWTSMFKAFESSPASINFAEVYTALQTKVVDAQENPLAIIATAKLYEVQKYCSLTNHMWDGFWFLANRRAWEALPADLRTIVAKNINEAGVKERGDVAQLNANLRKELTDKGLTFNEPKVDSFRDKLRSAGFYAEWKGKYGDEAWTILEKYAGKL, from the coding sequence ATGTCGTTGAGCCGTCGCGCGTTGTTGAAGGCGGGTGCCGCGGGTGCGCTGGTGGGTGGCGTTTGCGCGCCGTTCGTGGCTCGCGCCCAGAGCGCGGAATTCTCCTACAAGTACGCCAACAACCTGCCCGTCACCCACCCCATGAACGTGCGGGCGAACGAGATGGCGGAGGCCATCAAGCAGCAGACCAATGGCCGCGTGGAGATCAAGATCTTCCCGTCGAGCCAGCTCGGTGGCGACACCGACATGCTGAGCCAGCTGCGCTCCGGCGGCGTGGAATTCTTCACCCTCTCGCCGCTGATCCTCTCGACCCTGGTGCCCAACGCCTCGGTCAGCGGCATCGGCTTCGCCTTCCCGGACTACGACACCGTGTGGAAGGCCATGGATGGCGAGCTCGGAACCTATGTGCGCGGGCAGATCGCCAAGTCCGGCATCGTGGCCATGGACAAGATCTGGGACAACGGCTTCCGCCAGATCACCACCTCCACCAAGCCCATTGCCACGGCTGAGGACCTCAAGGGCCTGAAGATCCGCGTGCCGGTGTCTCCGCTGTGGACCTCCATGTTCAAGGCGTTCGAATCCTCGCCCGCCTCCATCAACTTCGCCGAGGTCTACACGGCTCTCCAGACGAAGGTGGTGGACGCGCAGGAAAACCCGCTCGCCATCATCGCCACCGCCAAGCTCTACGAAGTGCAGAAATACTGCTCGCTGACCAACCACATGTGGGACGGCTTCTGGTTCCTGGCCAACCGTCGCGCCTGGGAAGCCCTGCCGGCGGACCTGCGCACCATCGTGGCCAAGAACATCAACGAGGCGGGCGTGAAGGAGCGGGGGGACGTGGCCCAGCTCAATGCCAACCTGCGCAAGGAGCTCACCGACAAGGGTCTCACCTTCAACGAGCCCAAGGTGGATAGCTTCCGCGACAAGCTGCGTTCCGCCGGCTTCTATGCCGAGTGGAAGGGCAAGTATGGCGACGAGGCCTGGACCATCCTCGAAAAATACGCCGGCAAGCTCTGA
- a CDS encoding TRAP transporter large permease: MASAFDETSMPVLAETDEPRRGSPFLKPVEWIAAALLVTVVSLLLVGALSRYLFSLPVVWIDEAASISFLWLAMLGSVIALDRNEHLRLTLFLHALPERWQRFVDTFALLVVAAFLLALVYPAYDYMVEEWFVTSPALNIPNSFRVAALPVGICIMAAIAVARAVRRAHVVDIAASLAIIAGLFVVLWFSAPSLIRAGNITIVLFLVVFVAGALAAGVPIAFCFGVGTLSYLAFATRVPIFVMIGRMDEGMSGLILLSVPVFVLLGCVLDATGMGKAIVDFLASILGHVRAGMSYVLLGSLFVVSGISGSKVSDMATVAPALFPEMKRRGHSPREMIALLATGAAMADTVPPSIVLIVLGSVAGVSIAALFTSGFVVAMVLLAVLAALARIKARNEDMHGVKRAPGKLVLRTALVAAPALVLPFLIRSAVSGGVATATEVSTIAVVYALFVGIVLYGGISLRTFYGMLVETAALTGAILMILGTAVSMAWAITQAGIAQELATFMASLPGGWITFLAFSVVLFLVLGCVLEGLPAIVLMAPLMYPIARKLGINDVHYSMVIVTAMNIGLMTPPIGIGFYLACKIGNVSPDEAIGAIWPYLVALFVGLLVIAAVPWLSIGYL, encoded by the coding sequence ATGGCTTCCGCATTCGATGAAACCTCCATGCCCGTGCTCGCGGAGACCGATGAGCCGCGCCGAGGTTCACCCTTTCTCAAGCCGGTGGAGTGGATCGCGGCAGCCCTTTTGGTGACCGTGGTCAGCCTGCTGCTGGTGGGGGCGCTCTCGCGCTATCTGTTCTCCCTGCCCGTGGTGTGGATCGACGAGGCAGCCTCCATCTCCTTCCTCTGGCTGGCGATGCTCGGCTCGGTCATCGCGCTCGACCGCAACGAGCATCTGCGCCTGACGCTGTTCCTGCACGCCTTGCCGGAACGCTGGCAGCGTTTCGTGGACACCTTCGCCCTCCTGGTGGTGGCAGCCTTCCTTCTGGCGCTGGTCTATCCCGCCTACGACTACATGGTCGAGGAATGGTTCGTGACATCCCCGGCCCTCAACATTCCCAACAGCTTCCGCGTGGCCGCCCTGCCGGTGGGCATCTGCATCATGGCGGCGATCGCGGTGGCACGGGCGGTGCGGCGGGCCCATGTGGTGGATATCGCGGCCTCGCTTGCCATCATTGCCGGCCTGTTCGTGGTGCTGTGGTTTTCCGCGCCCAGCCTGATCCGTGCCGGCAACATCACCATCGTCCTGTTCCTCGTGGTGTTCGTGGCGGGCGCTTTGGCGGCGGGCGTTCCCATCGCCTTTTGCTTCGGCGTTGGCACCCTGAGCTATCTCGCCTTCGCCACCCGGGTCCCCATTTTCGTGATGATCGGCCGCATGGACGAGGGTATGTCCGGCCTCATCCTGCTGTCGGTGCCGGTGTTCGTGCTGCTGGGCTGCGTTCTCGATGCAACAGGCATGGGCAAGGCCATCGTGGATTTCCTCGCCTCCATTCTCGGCCATGTGCGGGCGGGCATGTCCTATGTGCTGCTCGGCTCGCTTTTCGTGGTCTCCGGCATTTCCGGCTCCAAGGTGTCGGACATGGCGACCGTCGCCCCGGCCCTGTTCCCGGAAATGAAGCGGCGCGGGCACAGCCCGCGGGAGATGATCGCGCTCCTGGCGACAGGGGCCGCCATGGCGGACACGGTGCCGCCCTCCATCGTGCTGATCGTGCTCGGCTCCGTGGCGGGCGTGTCCATCGCCGCGCTGTTCACCTCTGGCTTCGTGGTGGCCATGGTGCTGCTGGCGGTTCTCGCCGCGCTCGCCCGCATCAAGGCTCGCAACGAGGACATGCACGGTGTGAAGCGCGCACCGGGCAAGCTGGTGCTGCGTACGGCCCTGGTGGCGGCTCCCGCGCTCGTCCTGCCCTTCCTCATCCGCAGCGCGGTATCGGGGGGCGTCGCCACCGCGACCGAGGTGTCGACCATCGCCGTAGTCTATGCGCTTTTCGTCGGCATCGTGCTCTATGGCGGCATTTCGCTGCGCACCTTCTACGGCATGCTGGTGGAGACCGCCGCGCTCACCGGCGCCATCCTGATGATTCTCGGCACCGCCGTCTCCATGGCCTGGGCCATCACTCAAGCAGGCATTGCGCAGGAGCTGGCCACCTTCATGGCGTCCCTGCCGGGCGGGTGGATCACCTTCCTCGCCTTCTCGGTGGTGCTGTTCCTGGTGTTGGGCTGCGTGCTGGAGGGGCTGCCGGCCATCGTCCTCATGGCGCCGCTGATGTACCCGATCGCGCGCAAGCTCGGCATCAACGACGTGCACTATTCCATGGTGATCGTCACCGCGATGAATATCGGCCTGATGACGCCCCCCATCGGCATCGGCTTCTATCTCGCCTGCAAGATCGGCAACGTCTCGCCGGACGAAGCCATCGGGGCCATTTGGCCCTATCTGGTAGCGCTGTTTGTCGGCCTCCTCGTGATCGCCGCCGTGCCGTGGCTGTCCATCGGCTACCTCTGA
- a CDS encoding septal ring lytic transglycosylase RlpA family protein, producing MTREHQIGSQIRLGGGSVGIAILCLALAGCSGANKLGSTIDPRYGVSASPRVVADGEAVPKGGGAYRVGKPYKIAGKTYVPKEDPNYVGEGVASWYGDDFHGRLTANGEVFDRGSISAAHPTLPMPSYVRVTNIRNNRSIIVRVNDRGPYHSNRIIDVSHATADLLGFKSNGIAKVRVEYVGRAPLDGSDDRKLAATLRDDGPAQVPSNSAIMVASAAPFVPSLARVMPPKSDDGEVPFPLQRPYDLGHQESEPVTPSAEPVRQAANVETAPIQQAAAEPAPAVRQNAQAAFQAVHPPAQPRSTVVASGWAVGAQPVSGLGYSGVPTYASGR from the coding sequence ATGACGCGCGAGCATCAGATCGGATCCCAAATCCGCCTCGGCGGCGGTTCCGTCGGTATCGCTATTCTTTGCCTCGCCCTCGCCGGCTGCAGTGGCGCCAACAAGCTGGGCAGCACGATCGATCCGCGCTACGGCGTTTCCGCCAGCCCTCGCGTGGTGGCCGATGGCGAAGCGGTGCCGAAGGGTGGCGGCGCGTATCGCGTGGGCAAGCCCTACAAGATCGCCGGCAAGACCTACGTGCCGAAGGAAGACCCCAATTATGTGGGCGAAGGCGTCGCCTCCTGGTATGGCGACGATTTTCATGGCCGCCTCACCGCCAATGGCGAGGTGTTTGATCGCGGATCCATCTCCGCTGCCCATCCGACGCTGCCGATGCCGTCTTACGTTCGCGTCACCAATATCCGCAACAACCGCTCCATCATCGTGCGCGTGAACGATCGCGGACCTTATCATTCCAACCGCATCATCGATGTCTCCCACGCCACGGCCGATCTGCTGGGCTTCAAGAGCAATGGCATCGCCAAGGTGCGCGTCGAATATGTGGGCCGCGCCCCGCTCGACGGCTCCGATGATCGCAAGCTCGCCGCTACCTTGCGTGACGACGGCCCGGCCCAGGTTCCTTCCAATTCCGCCATCATGGTCGCTTCCGCGGCTCCGTTCGTGCCCTCGCTGGCGCGCGTAATGCCGCCGAAGTCGGACGACGGCGAAGTTCCCTTCCCGCTGCAGCGTCCTTACGACCTGGGACATCAGGAGAGCGAGCCGGTCACCCCGTCGGCCGAGCCGGTGCGCCAGGCGGCCAATGTGGAAACGGCTCCCATCCAGCAGGCTGCCGCCGAGCCCGCGCCCGCTGTCCGACAGAATGCGCAGGCGGCGTTCCAGGCGGTTCACCCGCCGGCGCAGCCGCGCAGCACGGTGGTGGCTTCGGGCTGGGCCGTCGGGGCGCAGCCTGTCTCAGGCCTTGGTTATTCGGGTGTCCCAACCTATGCCTCAGGACGCTGA
- a CDS encoding D-alanyl-D-alanine carboxypeptidase family protein, producing the protein MPQDADLNFNRLFNMARARFAGAGLLFVALLALVAQPVPAAAQGTFQTPAPSAILVDFSTGAILFEKDADRRMAPGSLVKIMTAAVVFNELHAGKITPDTPFMVSVNAWRRGGGPSGGAAMFAEVNKPVRVEDLLIGALTVSGNDAAIALAEGVSGTETAFAMKMNELGSAIGLTNSAFRNAQGFADPDQVSTAKDMAQLARYVIRTFPQYYPLFSVPDIEWSKIKQRNRNPLLNAGVGADGLQAAWLRDVGYHIVGSALQANRRLIVVVMGAKSEKERIEEAKRLLEWGFHSFEYRQLFAAQTELGRANVFGGDAGSVGLAPREPVMLLLPRNTPDKIVSRVTYTSPLRAPVAKGTEVAKLEIMRGQLKVLEVPLVTTEEVAVGSLWQRALDGATVTVGDTARDLTNQLMAKLKK; encoded by the coding sequence ATGCCTCAGGACGCTGATCTGAACTTCAATCGCCTCTTCAATATGGCCCGCGCCCGGTTCGCCGGCGCGGGCCTGTTGTTTGTTGCCTTGCTCGCGCTGGTGGCGCAGCCGGTGCCGGCCGCCGCGCAGGGCACGTTCCAGACACCGGCCCCCTCGGCCATTCTGGTGGACTTCTCCACCGGCGCCATCCTGTTCGAGAAGGATGCCGACCGGCGCATGGCGCCTGGCAGCTTGGTGAAGATCATGACTGCGGCCGTGGTCTTCAACGAGCTGCATGCCGGCAAGATCACGCCTGACACACCCTTCATGGTGTCGGTGAATGCCTGGCGGCGCGGTGGTGGGCCGTCCGGCGGGGCGGCCATGTTCGCCGAAGTGAACAAGCCCGTACGGGTGGAAGACCTGCTGATCGGCGCGCTCACCGTCTCGGGCAATGACGCCGCCATCGCGCTGGCGGAGGGCGTCTCGGGAACGGAGACGGCTTTTGCCATGAAGATGAACGAGTTGGGATCGGCCATTGGGCTGACCAACTCGGCGTTCCGCAACGCCCAGGGGTTCGCCGATCCGGACCAGGTGTCCACCGCGAAGGACATGGCACAACTGGCGCGCTACGTGATCCGGACCTTTCCGCAATACTATCCGCTGTTCTCGGTGCCGGACATCGAGTGGAGCAAGATCAAGCAGCGCAACCGCAATCCGCTGCTCAATGCGGGCGTGGGCGCAGACGGCTTGCAGGCGGCCTGGCTGCGGGACGTTGGGTATCACATCGTGGGCTCCGCGCTTCAGGCCAATCGCCGGCTGATTGTCGTGGTTATGGGCGCGAAGAGTGAGAAGGAGCGGATCGAGGAAGCCAAGCGCCTTCTCGAATGGGGTTTCCATTCGTTCGAGTATCGCCAGCTCTTCGCCGCGCAGACCGAGCTCGGCCGGGCCAATGTGTTTGGCGGGGATGCCGGGTCTGTCGGCCTTGCCCCGCGCGAGCCGGTGATGCTGCTCCTGCCCCGCAACACGCCCGACAAGATCGTCTCGCGCGTCACCTACACCTCGCCTTTGCGCGCGCCCGTCGCCAAGGGAACGGAAGTGGCGAAGCTTGAAATCATGCGCGGTCAGTTGAAGGTGCTGGAGGTGCCGCTGGTAACCACCGAGGAGGTTGCCGTGGGCAGCCTGTGGCAGCGGGCGCTGGACGGGGCCACTGTCACCGTGGGAGACACGGCACGGGACCTGACCAACCAATTGATGGCCAAGCTCAAGAAATGA
- the tmk gene encoding dTMP kinase, which translates to MTHERGRFLTLEGGEGGGKSTQVRRLADALRGAGRDVVTTREPGGSPGAERLREVLLSGAAEPFGPDAEAVLFAAARADHVDHTIRPALDVGKWVVCDRFMDSTRVYQGAVGKVDVRFLAALERVAAPNLTPDLTFILDVPPEIGLQRAAVRGKGAAADRFEREGLTFHAAVRAAFLDLARSDAGRYVVVDATRPAEQVWQDIRAALEARLGLTLPAQENA; encoded by the coding sequence ATGACCCATGAACGGGGCCGCTTTCTCACCCTCGAAGGCGGGGAGGGCGGGGGGAAGTCCACCCAGGTGCGGCGGCTGGCTGACGCTTTGCGTGGCGCCGGCCGCGACGTGGTGACCACCCGCGAGCCGGGCGGCTCACCGGGCGCGGAGCGCTTGCGCGAAGTGCTGCTTTCGGGTGCCGCCGAGCCGTTCGGGCCGGACGCCGAGGCCGTATTGTTCGCTGCGGCGCGGGCCGATCATGTGGACCACACCATTCGTCCAGCCCTTGATGTTGGCAAATGGGTGGTGTGCGATCGCTTCATGGATTCCACCCGCGTCTATCAGGGCGCCGTGGGCAAGGTGGATGTGCGGTTCCTGGCCGCCTTGGAGCGCGTGGCCGCGCCCAACCTGACGCCCGACCTCACCTTCATCCTCGACGTGCCGCCGGAGATCGGTCTCCAACGGGCGGCCGTGCGCGGCAAGGGGGCGGCGGCCGACCGGTTCGAGAGGGAGGGTCTCACCTTCCATGCGGCCGTTCGCGCCGCCTTTCTCGATCTCGCCCGCAGCGATGCCGGCCGTTATGTGGTGGTGGATGCCACCCGCCCCGCCGAACAGGTGTGGCAGGACATCCGCGCCGCCCTGGAAGCGCGCCTCGGCCTCACTCTTCCGGCGCAGGAGAACGCATGA